The following are from one region of the Siniperca chuatsi isolate FFG_IHB_CAS linkage group LG13, ASM2008510v1, whole genome shotgun sequence genome:
- the LOC122887591 gene encoding epidermal growth factor receptor substrate 15-like 1 isoform X1 has translation MAALMTLSQLSSGIPAYESYYRQLDPGNTGKISAGDAAQFLKKSGLSDSTLGKIWDLADSERKGYLDKRGFFIALRLVASAQGGNDISLNNLNQNLSAPKFKDTNSPSVLTTGPDSQWAIRPDEKGKFEGIFESLSPVNGLLPGDKVRPILINSKLPLDVLGKIWDLSDVDKDGHLDKEEFTVAMHLVYRTMEKEPVPTTLPTSLIPPSKRKKSAGALPGAVAVLPALSGLTAGPAALKESLRSTPPLGSGLLLSTSTVNLSPKHSFKSSSPPAVNWVVPVADRERYDDIFKKTDTDNDGLVNGTEVIEIFMLSSLSQTMLAQIWGLADTKQTGKLTREQFSLAMYLIQQKATKGIDPPSTLTPDMIPPSERTAASAVGTSYAGLMSAVRPELSPLVNMCRDSTSSTGSAELAGIKELEDLSQEIAQLQSEKFILEQEIREKEEAIRKQNSEVQDMQNGLDRESNSLQDLESQKQDAQERLEEMDQQRSKLEGMLNDVKQKCQEESQMISSLQSQIRSQETDLRSQEDELSRTKVDLSRLQEEEAQLEQSLLSGRIQLDSIVKSLKTTQEEINRARSKLSLIQDSQKEMTKTIEQYNSSLSDINGGNFSNLPDLSEGFAEKENGGFRSTDDSFKSKIAMFNSSSIKEPPADPFQTEDPFKSDPFKDPFGGDPFKESDPFKGTSSEDFFKRTDKSDLFGSSDPFSRKPTPPAKPSAFSSGDPFTSNSPKPKDSDVFGTTDPFGNNSFGSKGGGFADFSQMSKKSDNPVLPSKKNVPNRPAPPYVGMLSLTSPLPFQNICSTADSKDSFVTTHLSKASKDCPVGSADLGSFGSEIQQLEWAKRESEREEQERLRRLRLQEQRDLELAIALSRADMPSS, from the exons ATGGCGGCGCTCATGACTCTCAGTCAG TTATCAAGTGGAATCCCTGCCTATGAGAGCTATTATAGACAG CTTGATCCGGGAAACACAGGCAAAATATCAGCTGGAGATGCAGCTCAGTTCCTTAAGAAGTCTGGGCTGTCAGACAGTACATTGGGGAAG atttggGATTTGGCAGATTCAGAAAGAAAAGGCTATTTGGATAAGCGG GGTTTCTTCATAGCTTTGAGACTGGTGGCCTCAGCACAGGGTGGAAATGATATCAGCCTCAATAACCTCAACCAAAACTTATCTGCACCCAAATTT AAAGACACTAACAGCCCAAGTGTTTTGACAACAGGACCTGACTCACAGTGGGCAATTAGG cCTGATGAAAAAGGGAAGTTTGAGGGCATTTTTGAGAGTCTGTCCCCTGTAAATGGCCTCCTCCCTGGTGATAAAGTCAGGCCAATTTTGATAAACTCCAAGTTACCTCTGGATGTGTTAGGAAAG ATTTGGGACCTAAGTGATGTAGACAAAGATGGACACTTGGACAAAGAAGAATTCACAGTG GCCATGCATCTTGTGTATCGCACCATGGAGAAGGAGCCTGTCCCAACTACCTTACCCACTTCCCTCATCCCCCCTTCTAAAAGGAAGAAGTCTGCAGGTGCTCTGCCAGGTGCTGTGGCTGTGCTGCCTGCTCTGTCCGGGCTTACGGCTGGCCCGGCTGCTCTCAAAGAGTCCCTGCGAAGCACTCCTCCTCTGGGCAGTGGTCTTCTCCTCAGCACTAGTACTGTCAACCTCTCTCCAAAACACTCCTTTAAATCCAGCTCACCG CCAGCGGTGAACTGGGTGGTACCGGTGGCTGACAGGGAAAGATATGATGATATCTTCAAGAAAACAGACACCGACAACGACGGCCTCGTTAATGGAACTGAGGTCATAGAGATCTTCATGCTGTCCAGTCTCTCCCAGACTATGCTGGCACAGATATG ggGACTCGCTGACACTAAACAGACGGGCAAGCTGACCAGGGAGCAGTTCTCTCTGGCAATGTATCTGATCCAGCAGAAGGCCACTAAAGGCATAGACCCTCCCTCCACTCTAACCCCAGACATGATTCCCCCATCAGAAAGGACTGCAGCTTCAGCGGTGGGCACT AGCTATGCAGGGCTTATGTCAGCTGTGAGACCTGAACTTTCTCCACTGGTTAATATGTGCAGA GACAGCACCAGCTCCACGGGGTCGGCCGAGCTGGCAGGCATCAAAGAGCTGGAAGACCTCAGCCAGGAAATAGCTCAGCTGCAGAG TGAGAAATTCATTCTGGAGCAAGAGATAAGGGAAAAGGAGGAAGccatcagaaaacaaaatagtgAAGTTCAG GACATGCAGAATGGCTTGGACAGGGAGAGCAACAGCCTGCAGGACCTGGAGTCGCAGAAGCAGGATGCCCAAGAACGTCTGGAGGAGATGGACCAACAGCGCTCCAAGCTGGAGGGAATGCTCAATGATGTCAAGCAGAAGTGTCAGGAAGAGTCCCAGATG ATCTCGTCCCTGCAGAGCCAGATCCGCTCTCAGGAGACCGACCTTCGGAGCCAGGAGGATGAACTGAGCCGCACCAAGGTGGACCTGAGcaggctgcaggaggaggaggcccaGCTGGAGCAGAGCCTCCTCTCTGGTCGTATCCAGCTGGACAGCATCGTTAAGTCGCTCAAAACCACTCAGGAAGAGATCAACCGG gcTCGCAGTAAGCTGTCACTGATCCAGGACAGCCAAAAGGAGATGACCAAGACCATTGAGCAGTACAACAGCTCTTTGAGCGACATCAACGGAGGAAACTTCAGCAACCTGCCGGACTTAAGTGAAGGGTTTGCTGAGAAGGAAAATGGAGGTTTCAGAAGTACG GATGACTCTTTCAAGTCAAAGATAGCCATgttcaacagcagcagtatTAAGGAGCCTCCAGCAGACCCCTTCCAGACAGAGGACCCCTTCAAGTCCGACCCCTTCAAAG ATCCATTTGGAGGAGATCCTTTCAAAGAAAGCGATCCCTTCAAAGGCACCTCATCTGAAGATTTTTTTAAGAGAACAGACAAGTCAGACCTGTTTGGATCCTCAGACCCCTTCAGTAGAAAACCCACGCCACCAGCAAAG ccAAGCGCCTTCAGCAGTGGTGACCCTTTCACATCAAACAGCCCAAAACCAAAGGATTCAG ATGTGTTTGGGACAACAGACCCCTTTGGAAACAACTCTTTTGGAAGCAAGGGGGGTGGATTTGCCGACTTTAGTCAGATGTCCAAG AAGTCAGACAACCCTGTGCTCCCATCAAAGAAAAATGTGCCTAACCGACCTGCACCTCCCTATG TAGGTATGCTCAGTTTGACTTCACCATTGCCGTTCCAGAACATTTGCTCCACAGCAGACAGTAAAGACTCTTTTGTTACGACACACTTGAGTAAAGCATCCAAAGACTGTCCTGTGGGTTCTGCAGATTTGGGGTCT TTTGGAAGTGAGATCCAGCAACTGGAGTGGGCCAAGCGTGAGAGCGAGCGTgaggagcaggagaggctgAGGAGGCTGCGGCTCCAGGAGCAGCGGGACCTGGAGCTGGCCATCGCTCTCAGCAGGGCCGACATGCCCAGCTCCTGA
- the LOC122887591 gene encoding epidermal growth factor receptor substrate 15-like 1 isoform X3, translated as MVSPHYYFISLLSSGIPAYESYYRQLDPGNTGKISAGDAAQFLKKSGLSDSTLGKIWDLADSERKGYLDKRGFFIALRLVASAQGGNDISLNNLNQNLSAPKFKDTNSPSVLTTGPDSQWAIRPDEKGKFEGIFESLSPVNGLLPGDKVRPILINSKLPLDVLGKIWDLSDVDKDGHLDKEEFTVAMHLVYRTMEKEPVPTTLPTSLIPPSKRKKSAGALPGAVAVLPALSGLTAGPAALKESLRSTPPLGSGLLLSTSTVNLSPKHSFKSSSPPAVNWVVPVADRERYDDIFKKTDTDNDGLVNGTEVIEIFMLSSLSQTMLAQIWGLADTKQTGKLTREQFSLAMYLIQQKATKGIDPPSTLTPDMIPPSERTAASAVGTSYAGLMSAVRPELSPLVNMCRDSTSSTGSAELAGIKELEDLSQEIAQLQSEKFILEQEIREKEEAIRKQNSEVQDMQNGLDRESNSLQDLESQKQDAQERLEEMDQQRSKLEGMLNDVKQKCQEESQMISSLQSQIRSQETDLRSQEDELSRTKVDLSRLQEEEAQLEQSLLSGRIQLDSIVKSLKTTQEEINRARSKLSLIQDSQKEMTKTIEQYNSSLSDINGGNFSNLPDLSEGFAEKENGGFRSTDDSFKSKIAMFNSSSIKEPPADPFQTEDPFKSDPFKDPFGGDPFKESDPFKGTSSEDFFKRTDKSDLFGSSDPFSRKPTPPAKPSAFSSGDPFTSNSPKPKDSDVFGTTDPFGNNSFGSKGGGFADFSQMSKKSDNPVLPSKKNVPNRPAPPYGSEYFKFGSEIQQLEWAKRESEREEQERLRRLRLQEQRDLELAIALSRADMPSS; from the exons ATGGTCTCACCACATTACTACTTTATAAGCTTG TTATCAAGTGGAATCCCTGCCTATGAGAGCTATTATAGACAG CTTGATCCGGGAAACACAGGCAAAATATCAGCTGGAGATGCAGCTCAGTTCCTTAAGAAGTCTGGGCTGTCAGACAGTACATTGGGGAAG atttggGATTTGGCAGATTCAGAAAGAAAAGGCTATTTGGATAAGCGG GGTTTCTTCATAGCTTTGAGACTGGTGGCCTCAGCACAGGGTGGAAATGATATCAGCCTCAATAACCTCAACCAAAACTTATCTGCACCCAAATTT AAAGACACTAACAGCCCAAGTGTTTTGACAACAGGACCTGACTCACAGTGGGCAATTAGG cCTGATGAAAAAGGGAAGTTTGAGGGCATTTTTGAGAGTCTGTCCCCTGTAAATGGCCTCCTCCCTGGTGATAAAGTCAGGCCAATTTTGATAAACTCCAAGTTACCTCTGGATGTGTTAGGAAAG ATTTGGGACCTAAGTGATGTAGACAAAGATGGACACTTGGACAAAGAAGAATTCACAGTG GCCATGCATCTTGTGTATCGCACCATGGAGAAGGAGCCTGTCCCAACTACCTTACCCACTTCCCTCATCCCCCCTTCTAAAAGGAAGAAGTCTGCAGGTGCTCTGCCAGGTGCTGTGGCTGTGCTGCCTGCTCTGTCCGGGCTTACGGCTGGCCCGGCTGCTCTCAAAGAGTCCCTGCGAAGCACTCCTCCTCTGGGCAGTGGTCTTCTCCTCAGCACTAGTACTGTCAACCTCTCTCCAAAACACTCCTTTAAATCCAGCTCACCG CCAGCGGTGAACTGGGTGGTACCGGTGGCTGACAGGGAAAGATATGATGATATCTTCAAGAAAACAGACACCGACAACGACGGCCTCGTTAATGGAACTGAGGTCATAGAGATCTTCATGCTGTCCAGTCTCTCCCAGACTATGCTGGCACAGATATG ggGACTCGCTGACACTAAACAGACGGGCAAGCTGACCAGGGAGCAGTTCTCTCTGGCAATGTATCTGATCCAGCAGAAGGCCACTAAAGGCATAGACCCTCCCTCCACTCTAACCCCAGACATGATTCCCCCATCAGAAAGGACTGCAGCTTCAGCGGTGGGCACT AGCTATGCAGGGCTTATGTCAGCTGTGAGACCTGAACTTTCTCCACTGGTTAATATGTGCAGA GACAGCACCAGCTCCACGGGGTCGGCCGAGCTGGCAGGCATCAAAGAGCTGGAAGACCTCAGCCAGGAAATAGCTCAGCTGCAGAG TGAGAAATTCATTCTGGAGCAAGAGATAAGGGAAAAGGAGGAAGccatcagaaaacaaaatagtgAAGTTCAG GACATGCAGAATGGCTTGGACAGGGAGAGCAACAGCCTGCAGGACCTGGAGTCGCAGAAGCAGGATGCCCAAGAACGTCTGGAGGAGATGGACCAACAGCGCTCCAAGCTGGAGGGAATGCTCAATGATGTCAAGCAGAAGTGTCAGGAAGAGTCCCAGATG ATCTCGTCCCTGCAGAGCCAGATCCGCTCTCAGGAGACCGACCTTCGGAGCCAGGAGGATGAACTGAGCCGCACCAAGGTGGACCTGAGcaggctgcaggaggaggaggcccaGCTGGAGCAGAGCCTCCTCTCTGGTCGTATCCAGCTGGACAGCATCGTTAAGTCGCTCAAAACCACTCAGGAAGAGATCAACCGG gcTCGCAGTAAGCTGTCACTGATCCAGGACAGCCAAAAGGAGATGACCAAGACCATTGAGCAGTACAACAGCTCTTTGAGCGACATCAACGGAGGAAACTTCAGCAACCTGCCGGACTTAAGTGAAGGGTTTGCTGAGAAGGAAAATGGAGGTTTCAGAAGTACG GATGACTCTTTCAAGTCAAAGATAGCCATgttcaacagcagcagtatTAAGGAGCCTCCAGCAGACCCCTTCCAGACAGAGGACCCCTTCAAGTCCGACCCCTTCAAAG ATCCATTTGGAGGAGATCCTTTCAAAGAAAGCGATCCCTTCAAAGGCACCTCATCTGAAGATTTTTTTAAGAGAACAGACAAGTCAGACCTGTTTGGATCCTCAGACCCCTTCAGTAGAAAACCCACGCCACCAGCAAAG ccAAGCGCCTTCAGCAGTGGTGACCCTTTCACATCAAACAGCCCAAAACCAAAGGATTCAG ATGTGTTTGGGACAACAGACCCCTTTGGAAACAACTCTTTTGGAAGCAAGGGGGGTGGATTTGCCGACTTTAGTCAGATGTCCAAG AAGTCAGACAACCCTGTGCTCCCATCAAAGAAAAATGTGCCTAACCGACCTGCACCTCCCTATG gatctgaatatttcaaG TTTGGAAGTGAGATCCAGCAACTGGAGTGGGCCAAGCGTGAGAGCGAGCGTgaggagcaggagaggctgAGGAGGCTGCGGCTCCAGGAGCAGCGGGACCTGGAGCTGGCCATCGCTCTCAGCAGGGCCGACATGCCCAGCTCCTGA
- the LOC122887591 gene encoding epidermal growth factor receptor substrate 15-like 1 isoform X4 has translation MVSPHYYFISLLSSGIPAYESYYRQLDPGNTGKISAGDAAQFLKKSGLSDSTLGKIWDLADSERKGYLDKRGFFIALRLVASAQGGNDISLNNLNQNLSAPKFKDTNSPSVLTTGPDSQWAIRPDEKGKFEGIFESLSPVNGLLPGDKVRPILINSKLPLDVLGKIWDLSDVDKDGHLDKEEFTVAMHLVYRTMEKEPVPTTLPTSLIPPSKRKKSAGALPGAVAVLPALSGLTAGPAALKESLRSTPPLGSGLLLSTSTVNLSPKHSFKSSSPPAVNWVVPVADRERYDDIFKKTDTDNDGLVNGTEVIEIFMLSSLSQTMLAQIWGLADTKQTGKLTREQFSLAMYLIQQKATKGIDPPSTLTPDMIPPSERTAASAVGTSYAGLMSAVRPELSPLVNMCRDSTSSTGSAELAGIKELEDLSQEIAQLQSEKFILEQEIREKEEAIRKQNSEVQDMQNGLDRESNSLQDLESQKQDAQERLEEMDQQRSKLEGMLNDVKQKCQEESQMISSLQSQIRSQETDLRSQEDELSRTKVDLSRLQEEEAQLEQSLLSGRIQLDSIVKSLKTTQEEINRARSKLSLIQDSQKEMTKTIEQYNSSLSDINGGNFSNLPDLSEGFAEKENGGFRSTDDSFKSKIAMFNSSSIKEPPADPFQTEDPFKSDPFKDPFGGDPFKESDPFKGTSSEDFFKRTDKSDLFGSSDPFSRKPTPPAKPSAFSSGDPFTSNSPKPKDSDVFGTTDPFGNNSFGSKGGGFADFSQMSKKSDNPVLPSKKNVPNRPAPPYVWK, from the exons ATGGTCTCACCACATTACTACTTTATAAGCTTG TTATCAAGTGGAATCCCTGCCTATGAGAGCTATTATAGACAG CTTGATCCGGGAAACACAGGCAAAATATCAGCTGGAGATGCAGCTCAGTTCCTTAAGAAGTCTGGGCTGTCAGACAGTACATTGGGGAAG atttggGATTTGGCAGATTCAGAAAGAAAAGGCTATTTGGATAAGCGG GGTTTCTTCATAGCTTTGAGACTGGTGGCCTCAGCACAGGGTGGAAATGATATCAGCCTCAATAACCTCAACCAAAACTTATCTGCACCCAAATTT AAAGACACTAACAGCCCAAGTGTTTTGACAACAGGACCTGACTCACAGTGGGCAATTAGG cCTGATGAAAAAGGGAAGTTTGAGGGCATTTTTGAGAGTCTGTCCCCTGTAAATGGCCTCCTCCCTGGTGATAAAGTCAGGCCAATTTTGATAAACTCCAAGTTACCTCTGGATGTGTTAGGAAAG ATTTGGGACCTAAGTGATGTAGACAAAGATGGACACTTGGACAAAGAAGAATTCACAGTG GCCATGCATCTTGTGTATCGCACCATGGAGAAGGAGCCTGTCCCAACTACCTTACCCACTTCCCTCATCCCCCCTTCTAAAAGGAAGAAGTCTGCAGGTGCTCTGCCAGGTGCTGTGGCTGTGCTGCCTGCTCTGTCCGGGCTTACGGCTGGCCCGGCTGCTCTCAAAGAGTCCCTGCGAAGCACTCCTCCTCTGGGCAGTGGTCTTCTCCTCAGCACTAGTACTGTCAACCTCTCTCCAAAACACTCCTTTAAATCCAGCTCACCG CCAGCGGTGAACTGGGTGGTACCGGTGGCTGACAGGGAAAGATATGATGATATCTTCAAGAAAACAGACACCGACAACGACGGCCTCGTTAATGGAACTGAGGTCATAGAGATCTTCATGCTGTCCAGTCTCTCCCAGACTATGCTGGCACAGATATG ggGACTCGCTGACACTAAACAGACGGGCAAGCTGACCAGGGAGCAGTTCTCTCTGGCAATGTATCTGATCCAGCAGAAGGCCACTAAAGGCATAGACCCTCCCTCCACTCTAACCCCAGACATGATTCCCCCATCAGAAAGGACTGCAGCTTCAGCGGTGGGCACT AGCTATGCAGGGCTTATGTCAGCTGTGAGACCTGAACTTTCTCCACTGGTTAATATGTGCAGA GACAGCACCAGCTCCACGGGGTCGGCCGAGCTGGCAGGCATCAAAGAGCTGGAAGACCTCAGCCAGGAAATAGCTCAGCTGCAGAG TGAGAAATTCATTCTGGAGCAAGAGATAAGGGAAAAGGAGGAAGccatcagaaaacaaaatagtgAAGTTCAG GACATGCAGAATGGCTTGGACAGGGAGAGCAACAGCCTGCAGGACCTGGAGTCGCAGAAGCAGGATGCCCAAGAACGTCTGGAGGAGATGGACCAACAGCGCTCCAAGCTGGAGGGAATGCTCAATGATGTCAAGCAGAAGTGTCAGGAAGAGTCCCAGATG ATCTCGTCCCTGCAGAGCCAGATCCGCTCTCAGGAGACCGACCTTCGGAGCCAGGAGGATGAACTGAGCCGCACCAAGGTGGACCTGAGcaggctgcaggaggaggaggcccaGCTGGAGCAGAGCCTCCTCTCTGGTCGTATCCAGCTGGACAGCATCGTTAAGTCGCTCAAAACCACTCAGGAAGAGATCAACCGG gcTCGCAGTAAGCTGTCACTGATCCAGGACAGCCAAAAGGAGATGACCAAGACCATTGAGCAGTACAACAGCTCTTTGAGCGACATCAACGGAGGAAACTTCAGCAACCTGCCGGACTTAAGTGAAGGGTTTGCTGAGAAGGAAAATGGAGGTTTCAGAAGTACG GATGACTCTTTCAAGTCAAAGATAGCCATgttcaacagcagcagtatTAAGGAGCCTCCAGCAGACCCCTTCCAGACAGAGGACCCCTTCAAGTCCGACCCCTTCAAAG ATCCATTTGGAGGAGATCCTTTCAAAGAAAGCGATCCCTTCAAAGGCACCTCATCTGAAGATTTTTTTAAGAGAACAGACAAGTCAGACCTGTTTGGATCCTCAGACCCCTTCAGTAGAAAACCCACGCCACCAGCAAAG ccAAGCGCCTTCAGCAGTGGTGACCCTTTCACATCAAACAGCCCAAAACCAAAGGATTCAG ATGTGTTTGGGACAACAGACCCCTTTGGAAACAACTCTTTTGGAAGCAAGGGGGGTGGATTTGCCGACTTTAGTCAGATGTCCAAG AAGTCAGACAACCCTGTGCTCCCATCAAAGAAAAATGTGCCTAACCGACCTGCACCTCCCTATG TTTGGAAGTGA
- the LOC122887591 gene encoding epidermal growth factor receptor substrate 15-like 1 isoform X2 yields MAALMTLSQLSSGIPAYESYYRQLDPGNTGKISAGDAAQFLKKSGLSDSTLGKIWDLADSERKGYLDKRGFFIALRLVASAQGGNDISLNNLNQNLSAPKFKDTNSPSVLTTGPDSQWAIRPDEKGKFEGIFESLSPVNGLLPGDKVRPILINSKLPLDVLGKIWDLSDVDKDGHLDKEEFTVAMHLVYRTMEKEPVPTTLPTSLIPPSKRKKSAGALPGAVAVLPALSGLTAGPAALKESLRSTPPLGSGLLLSTSTVNLSPKHSFKSSSPPAVNWVVPVADRERYDDIFKKTDTDNDGLVNGTEVIEIFMLSSLSQTMLAQIWGLADTKQTGKLTREQFSLAMYLIQQKATKGIDPPSTLTPDMIPPSERTAASAVGTDSTSSTGSAELAGIKELEDLSQEIAQLQSEKFILEQEIREKEEAIRKQNSEVQDMQNGLDRESNSLQDLESQKQDAQERLEEMDQQRSKLEGMLNDVKQKCQEESQMISSLQSQIRSQETDLRSQEDELSRTKVDLSRLQEEEAQLEQSLLSGRIQLDSIVKSLKTTQEEINRARSKLSLIQDSQKEMTKTIEQYNSSLSDINGGNFSNLPDLSEGFAEKENGGFRSTDDSFKSKIAMFNSSSIKEPPADPFQTEDPFKSDPFKDPFGGDPFKESDPFKGTSSEDFFKRTDKSDLFGSSDPFSRKPTPPAKPSAFSSGDPFTSNSPKPKDSDVFGTTDPFGNNSFGSKGGGFADFSQMSKKSDNPVLPSKKNVPNRPAPPYVGMLSLTSPLPFQNICSTADSKDSFVTTHLSKASKDCPVGSADLGSFGSEIQQLEWAKRESEREEQERLRRLRLQEQRDLELAIALSRADMPSS; encoded by the exons ATGGCGGCGCTCATGACTCTCAGTCAG TTATCAAGTGGAATCCCTGCCTATGAGAGCTATTATAGACAG CTTGATCCGGGAAACACAGGCAAAATATCAGCTGGAGATGCAGCTCAGTTCCTTAAGAAGTCTGGGCTGTCAGACAGTACATTGGGGAAG atttggGATTTGGCAGATTCAGAAAGAAAAGGCTATTTGGATAAGCGG GGTTTCTTCATAGCTTTGAGACTGGTGGCCTCAGCACAGGGTGGAAATGATATCAGCCTCAATAACCTCAACCAAAACTTATCTGCACCCAAATTT AAAGACACTAACAGCCCAAGTGTTTTGACAACAGGACCTGACTCACAGTGGGCAATTAGG cCTGATGAAAAAGGGAAGTTTGAGGGCATTTTTGAGAGTCTGTCCCCTGTAAATGGCCTCCTCCCTGGTGATAAAGTCAGGCCAATTTTGATAAACTCCAAGTTACCTCTGGATGTGTTAGGAAAG ATTTGGGACCTAAGTGATGTAGACAAAGATGGACACTTGGACAAAGAAGAATTCACAGTG GCCATGCATCTTGTGTATCGCACCATGGAGAAGGAGCCTGTCCCAACTACCTTACCCACTTCCCTCATCCCCCCTTCTAAAAGGAAGAAGTCTGCAGGTGCTCTGCCAGGTGCTGTGGCTGTGCTGCCTGCTCTGTCCGGGCTTACGGCTGGCCCGGCTGCTCTCAAAGAGTCCCTGCGAAGCACTCCTCCTCTGGGCAGTGGTCTTCTCCTCAGCACTAGTACTGTCAACCTCTCTCCAAAACACTCCTTTAAATCCAGCTCACCG CCAGCGGTGAACTGGGTGGTACCGGTGGCTGACAGGGAAAGATATGATGATATCTTCAAGAAAACAGACACCGACAACGACGGCCTCGTTAATGGAACTGAGGTCATAGAGATCTTCATGCTGTCCAGTCTCTCCCAGACTATGCTGGCACAGATATG ggGACTCGCTGACACTAAACAGACGGGCAAGCTGACCAGGGAGCAGTTCTCTCTGGCAATGTATCTGATCCAGCAGAAGGCCACTAAAGGCATAGACCCTCCCTCCACTCTAACCCCAGACATGATTCCCCCATCAGAAAGGACTGCAGCTTCAGCGGTGGGCACT GACAGCACCAGCTCCACGGGGTCGGCCGAGCTGGCAGGCATCAAAGAGCTGGAAGACCTCAGCCAGGAAATAGCTCAGCTGCAGAG TGAGAAATTCATTCTGGAGCAAGAGATAAGGGAAAAGGAGGAAGccatcagaaaacaaaatagtgAAGTTCAG GACATGCAGAATGGCTTGGACAGGGAGAGCAACAGCCTGCAGGACCTGGAGTCGCAGAAGCAGGATGCCCAAGAACGTCTGGAGGAGATGGACCAACAGCGCTCCAAGCTGGAGGGAATGCTCAATGATGTCAAGCAGAAGTGTCAGGAAGAGTCCCAGATG ATCTCGTCCCTGCAGAGCCAGATCCGCTCTCAGGAGACCGACCTTCGGAGCCAGGAGGATGAACTGAGCCGCACCAAGGTGGACCTGAGcaggctgcaggaggaggaggcccaGCTGGAGCAGAGCCTCCTCTCTGGTCGTATCCAGCTGGACAGCATCGTTAAGTCGCTCAAAACCACTCAGGAAGAGATCAACCGG gcTCGCAGTAAGCTGTCACTGATCCAGGACAGCCAAAAGGAGATGACCAAGACCATTGAGCAGTACAACAGCTCTTTGAGCGACATCAACGGAGGAAACTTCAGCAACCTGCCGGACTTAAGTGAAGGGTTTGCTGAGAAGGAAAATGGAGGTTTCAGAAGTACG GATGACTCTTTCAAGTCAAAGATAGCCATgttcaacagcagcagtatTAAGGAGCCTCCAGCAGACCCCTTCCAGACAGAGGACCCCTTCAAGTCCGACCCCTTCAAAG ATCCATTTGGAGGAGATCCTTTCAAAGAAAGCGATCCCTTCAAAGGCACCTCATCTGAAGATTTTTTTAAGAGAACAGACAAGTCAGACCTGTTTGGATCCTCAGACCCCTTCAGTAGAAAACCCACGCCACCAGCAAAG ccAAGCGCCTTCAGCAGTGGTGACCCTTTCACATCAAACAGCCCAAAACCAAAGGATTCAG ATGTGTTTGGGACAACAGACCCCTTTGGAAACAACTCTTTTGGAAGCAAGGGGGGTGGATTTGCCGACTTTAGTCAGATGTCCAAG AAGTCAGACAACCCTGTGCTCCCATCAAAGAAAAATGTGCCTAACCGACCTGCACCTCCCTATG TAGGTATGCTCAGTTTGACTTCACCATTGCCGTTCCAGAACATTTGCTCCACAGCAGACAGTAAAGACTCTTTTGTTACGACACACTTGAGTAAAGCATCCAAAGACTGTCCTGTGGGTTCTGCAGATTTGGGGTCT TTTGGAAGTGAGATCCAGCAACTGGAGTGGGCCAAGCGTGAGAGCGAGCGTgaggagcaggagaggctgAGGAGGCTGCGGCTCCAGGAGCAGCGGGACCTGGAGCTGGCCATCGCTCTCAGCAGGGCCGACATGCCCAGCTCCTGA